One segment of Bacillota bacterium DNA contains the following:
- a CDS encoding extracellular solute-binding protein, with translation MKKLMVLFLIFIILFSILPSFRCFFPFSVEVEAEKNIPGNYTNGEFYEESYLNYLIDNGYDSKMATSEVKVDLTQFTKSDEMMVSIDNDSINTGDRGIIIWQFEIKEAGFYNIEVMYFPIKGTNSGIERKMYIDNKILFKGMEQIVFNRIWDNGQILNKNGNEILPTATESSEWQRVYIRDSQRRSLKPYAFYFSEGKHTLSFESLKEPLKIVEITLKAAPELQPYNEVIKQLKQKYPLYSGKNIIYQAERIDDRTLGIKKSSPSIVVGSDYSSPNTVPYHPYKIKLNTIGGNSWRTVGDFITWEIEVPEEGLYRLSFRGRQNVNRGIKSYRELRINGEVPFKEASKIGFEFSGTFQNYVCGDENGPYLFYFKKGKNTISLEVVLGDFSQEMAEVEQSLRVLNEIYRKTIQITGLVPDKFIDYEIEKKIPDFREKLKIESERLYKVVDNLVEITKEKGDKTVMIEKMAAQAAELSENAENVVLELSSFKQNISGLGTWMLYISEMPLEIDSLTLSAENAELPEPEPNFFVKAYYEIVRFISTFFVDYTNLQTEEDIGKDAVKVWISSGRDQAQIIRSLIDDSYSPISGIPVNLQLIPLDVIIPATLAGTGPDVVLNVSQSTVMNFAVRNALTDLTEFDDFESVKQKFYPSALKTVTFDNKIFGIPEQQAFMMMFYRKDILDELGLKPPKTWEEVKRIIPILHMNNYDFWLPNSIFSSLVFQYGGDIYKGDGENYGIASGLIEENAMLAFEELTEFFTAYKLPVTVDFSNRFRTGEIPIGIASYTTYNQLEIFAPEIKGLWSFAPVPGIVDSNGNINNTIVSDTSHCILMESAKNKKDAWDFIKWWISDDIQLRYAYALEAIMGTAARYPTANRNVLVQLAWPREFMDQLLQQFESSEGVPEVPGGYMTFRMVDYAFKSVVTDGQNPREALYLNIKEIDKELTKKRKEFHLSYIE, from the coding sequence ATGAAAAAATTAATGGTATTGTTTTTGATTTTTATAATTTTATTTAGTATCCTTCCTTCGTTTAGATGTTTTTTCCCTTTTTCTGTTGAAGTTGAAGCCGAGAAAAATATACCAGGAAATTATACTAATGGGGAATTTTATGAAGAGTCATATTTAAATTATCTTATTGATAATGGCTATGACAGCAAAATGGCCACATCGGAAGTCAAGGTCGATTTAACTCAATTTACAAAATCCGATGAGATGATGGTTTCTATTGATAACGATAGTATAAATACAGGTGACAGAGGAATTATAATCTGGCAGTTTGAAATAAAAGAAGCAGGATTTTATAACATTGAGGTTATGTATTTTCCCATAAAAGGAACTAATTCAGGCATAGAACGTAAAATGTATATCGATAATAAAATACTATTTAAAGGCATGGAGCAGATTGTTTTTAACAGGATATGGGACAATGGGCAAATATTAAACAAAAATGGCAACGAAATACTGCCTACTGCAACTGAAAGTTCCGAGTGGCAAAGAGTATATATAAGAGATTCCCAGAGAAGAAGCTTAAAGCCTTATGCATTTTATTTTTCCGAAGGTAAACACACATTGTCATTTGAATCATTGAAAGAACCACTTAAAATTGTCGAAATAACTTTGAAAGCAGCACCTGAGTTACAACCTTATAATGAGGTGATAAAACAGCTAAAACAAAAATACCCGCTTTACAGTGGCAAGAATATTATATATCAAGCTGAACGCATTGATGACAGGACTTTAGGAATTAAAAAATCTTCTCCGTCCATTGTGGTTGGTTCGGATTACAGCAGTCCTAATACTGTACCCTATCATCCATATAAAATTAAGTTGAATACGATTGGGGGAAATAGTTGGAGGACGGTAGGGGATTTTATAACCTGGGAGATTGAGGTGCCTGAGGAGGGTCTATACCGGCTATCGTTCAGGGGAAGACAAAATGTTAACAGGGGGATTAAATCATATAGAGAACTTCGAATAAATGGTGAGGTGCCTTTTAAAGAAGCCAGCAAGATTGGATTTGAATTTAGCGGCACGTTCCAAAACTATGTGTGCGGCGATGAAAATGGGCCATATTTATTCTATTTTAAAAAAGGTAAAAATACAATCAGCCTTGAAGTAGTACTTGGTGATTTCAGCCAAGAAATGGCTGAAGTTGAGCAAAGCCTGCGTGTATTGAATGAAATATACAGGAAAACAATTCAAATAACAGGGCTTGTTCCTGATAAGTTCATAGATTATGAAATTGAGAAAAAAATACCAGATTTCAGAGAAAAACTTAAAATAGAAAGTGAGAGGCTTTACAAGGTAGTTGACAATTTAGTCGAAATAACAAAAGAAAAAGGCGATAAAACCGTAATGATAGAAAAAATGGCAGCCCAGGCAGCAGAACTCAGCGAAAACGCGGAGAATGTTGTTCTGGAGCTATCATCATTTAAACAGAATATATCCGGACTTGGAACATGGATGTTATACATTTCCGAGATGCCGCTTGAAATAGATAGCTTAACACTATCGGCTGAAAATGCCGAACTCCCGGAACCGGAACCAAACTTCTTTGTAAAGGCATATTATGAAATAGTAAGATTTATATCTACATTTTTTGTTGATTATACAAATCTGCAAACTGAAGAAGACATAGGTAAAGATGCAGTTAAGGTATGGATATCTTCGGGAAGGGACCAAGCTCAGATAATAAGAAGTTTGATTGACGATAGTTATTCGCCAATTTCAGGTATTCCTGTTAATTTACAACTGATACCTCTTGATGTTATAATCCCTGCAACATTGGCCGGAACGGGACCGGATGTGGTTTTAAATGTATCACAATCCACGGTAATGAATTTTGCAGTGCGTAATGCTCTTACTGACCTGACAGAGTTTGATGATTTTGAATCAGTGAAACAAAAATTTTACCCGAGTGCTTTAAAAACTGTTACATTTGATAATAAAATTTTTGGGATTCCGGAACAACAAGCATTTATGATGATGTTTTATAGAAAGGATATCCTAGACGAGCTTGGACTTAAACCTCCAAAGACATGGGAGGAAGTTAAACGGATTATTCCCATATTACATATGAACAATTATGATTTTTGGTTACCTAATTCTATATTTTCCTCTTTGGTGTTTCAGTATGGGGGAGATATTTATAAAGGTGATGGTGAGAATTATGGCATTGCAAGTGGGCTTATTGAAGAAAACGCAATGCTTGCATTTGAAGAACTTACTGAATTTTTCACCGCTTATAAACTTCCGGTTACAGTGGATTTTTCAAATAGGTTTAGGACAGGCGAAATACCTATAGGTATAGCATCTTATACAACTTATAACCAACTTGAAATATTTGCACCTGAGATAAAAGGTTTGTGGTCTTTTGCACCTGTTCCCGGAATTGTTGACAGTAACGGTAATATCAATAATACTATTGTTTCCGATACCTCGCACTGTATATTGATGGAATCGGCAAAAAACAAGAAGGATGCCTGGGACTTTATAAAGTGGTGGATTAGTGATGATATTCAGTTGAGGTACGCATATGCCCTGGAAGCAATTATGGGAACAGCTGCAAGGTATCCTACTGCAAATAGAAATGTTTTAGTGCAATTGGCATGGCCGAGAGAATTTATGGATCAACTCTTGCAGCAATTTGAGTCGAGTGAGGGTGTGCCTGAGGTCCCGGGTGGATACATGACATTCAGGATGGTTGATTATGCATTTAAATCGGTTGTAACAGATGGGCAAAATCCACGGGAAGCGCTTTATCTCAATATTAAAGAGATAGATAAAGAGTTGACTAAAAAGAGGAAAGAATTCCACTTATCATATATAGAGTAA
- a CDS encoding sugar ABC transporter permease translates to MSTKNIKNRFSDTWKHHREKYLLIAPFAVIFICFTVIPIVISIMLSFTSFNMLELPKFDGWSNYINLIVNDSTFLIAIKNTLLFALITGPISYIMCFGFAWLINELPPKIRAVMTLVFYAPSISGNAYLIWKLIFSSDMYGYINAWLMRLGLVSEPILWFDTKEYVMPILILVQLWLSLGVGFLAFIAGFQTIDKSLYEVGTIDGIKNRWQELWYITLPSMRPQLMFGAVMQITQSLSVAGISMELAGFPSVEYAGHTILTHLYDYGNIRFEMGYASAIATLLFLIMMLSNIIVQKLLRRVGE, encoded by the coding sequence TTGTCCACAAAAAACATAAAAAATAGATTTTCGGATACATGGAAGCATCATAGAGAAAAATATTTGTTGATAGCTCCATTTGCAGTCATATTTATTTGTTTTACTGTTATTCCAATTGTGATCTCAATTATGTTAAGTTTTACTTCTTTTAATATGTTAGAGCTACCTAAGTTTGACGGATGGAGTAACTATATTAACTTAATTGTAAATGATAGCACATTTCTTATAGCAATTAAAAATACACTGCTTTTTGCTCTTATAACCGGACCAATAAGTTATATAATGTGTTTTGGGTTTGCATGGTTAATTAATGAACTGCCTCCAAAAATAAGGGCTGTTATGACTTTGGTGTTTTATGCCCCGTCAATATCAGGAAACGCTTATTTAATATGGAAACTTATATTTTCTTCGGATATGTACGGATACATAAATGCATGGCTTATGCGGTTAGGTTTAGTTTCAGAACCTATTTTGTGGTTTGATACAAAAGAATATGTTATGCCTATACTAATTCTTGTTCAATTGTGGTTGAGTCTTGGCGTGGGTTTCCTCGCTTTTATTGCCGGATTTCAAACAATTGATAAGAGCTTGTATGAAGTTGGGACTATTGATGGAATAAAAAACAGGTGGCAAGAACTTTGGTATATTACTCTTCCCTCTATGAGGCCTCAGTTAATGTTTGGTGCAGTTATGCAGATAACGCAATCTTTGTCTGTTGCCGGTATATCCATGGAACTTGCGGGTTTTCCATCTGTTGAATATGCTGGGCATACAATACTTACACACCTGTATGATTATGGGAATATAAGGTTTGAAATGGGATACGCATCAGCCATAGCTACTTTATTGTTTTTGATAATGATGTTATCCAATATCATTGTGCAAAAGCTTTTAAGAAGGGTCGGTGAATAA
- a CDS encoding carbohydrate ABC transporter permease yields MSNRSLAVDIILTIILGLFGIFSVWPLVFVINNAFKPLNEIFLFPPRLFVHNPTLNNFKDLFIIIGNSWIPFSRYIFNTVFITIMGTLATVFIGSMAAFPLAKYKFPGSKIMSNLIVYSLMFNATVTAIPNYIIMSRLGLIDSYWPVIISAAGSTLGLYLMKNNMVQIPDSLLEASKMDGASEYRIFFSVVMPLCKPAWITLIVLSFQSLWGTTGGSFIYSEKLKPVSYALSQIISAGIVRTGVASAVTLIMLIVPITVFIISQSNIIETMATSGIKE; encoded by the coding sequence ATGTCCAATAGAAGCCTTGCTGTTGATATTATCCTAACAATAATATTGGGTTTATTCGGGATTTTTAGTGTATGGCCGCTTGTGTTTGTTATTAATAATGCATTTAAACCATTAAATGAGATTTTTCTGTTTCCGCCACGGCTTTTTGTTCACAACCCGACTCTTAACAATTTCAAAGACCTATTCATTATTATAGGAAATTCATGGATACCTTTTTCAAGATATATTTTTAATACTGTGTTTATTACCATTATGGGAACGCTTGCGACCGTTTTTATTGGTTCAATGGCAGCTTTTCCCCTTGCAAAATATAAATTTCCGGGGTCAAAAATAATGTCAAATTTAATTGTTTATTCTTTAATGTTTAACGCTACAGTTACAGCAATACCTAACTACATAATTATGTCAAGATTGGGCTTAATTGATAGTTATTGGCCGGTGATTATCTCTGCGGCAGGATCAACGTTGGGATTATATTTAATGAAGAACAATATGGTACAAATACCTGATTCCCTATTAGAGGCTTCTAAAATGGATGGTGCAAGTGAATATAGGATATTTTTCAGCGTAGTTATGCCGCTTTGTAAACCGGCGTGGATAACTTTAATTGTATTATCGTTTCAATCTCTGTGGGGTACAACAGGGGGCTCGTTTATATATTCAGAGAAACTAAAGCCGGTAAGTTATGCTTTATCACAGATAATAAGCGCGGGTATTGTAAGAACCGGTGTTGCATCTGCTGTTACACTAATTATGCTGATAGTACCAATAACAGTTTTCATAATATCTCAGAGTAATATTATTGAGACTATGGCTACATCAGGAATAAAAGAATAA